A window of Candidatus Bathyarchaeota archaeon genomic DNA:
AAAGAGGAGGTTCTAGACTCAAACGATTTAATTATTGTTGAGTTTTGGCATCCACAATGTCCCTACTGCAAGATGGTTAAGCCGGTTTATGTTGAACTTCCAAAGGAGCTTGTAGGCAAGCTGAAATTCGCGAAATTCGATGTCATGAAGAACCTAGAGAGCCAAGAGCTTGCTGCCAAATATGGTATAATGGGTACACCTACTTTGAAGTTCTTCTGTCAAGGAAAACCTGTTCAAGACATTGTAGGTGTACTGACGAAGGATTATCTGCGCCAAGGAATAGAATTCGCGATCAAAAAACACCGCGAATGTGCAGAGAAGAGCACGCCTTTAAATCTGCCCTACATAAGCTGATTCAAGAACTGTTGAAAGAACCTGCAGTTTGCGAAGGCATGACCACAATGAATAGAAATGGCTATCTCCACTCAGCTTTTTTCGGTATGTTTCAGTGTTGTTACTCTGAAGCGAGAACTAATCGTTCCGAACCCACATCAACTTCAACAATCTTACAGTTTTCTATTGTCTTAGTAATACCTAAGACGTCTTTTAGCAGCACCTTGTTTCCCTCATGCTTAACGTAGACTGCGTCTCTGTAAACGATTTCTTTATTCAGAAACACTGTGAATTCGCACATGTTCTAAACCGTTCATGGTAGAATGAGAAAACTAATATAAGTCTTGTCGCTACGTGCAACGACTAGAAGTTGAAAAGACTAATAATCCTAAGTAGTTATGCAGACTTCATGCTTGGTGAGGTTAAAGATTGAGTAAGAAGGTCCTGGAAGAACTGAAAGACGCTGTTGTTGTTGGTAACATGAAAAAGGCAAAAGAAATTGCCAAACAGATAACAAACCAAGGAATCTCAGTCAATACGGCCTTAGACACACTAATGAAAGCCATGAAAACTGTTGACGAACGTTACGAAAGAAGGGAATACTTCGTTATTGACGTTGCGTCTTCTGCCTCAGCGATGCGGGAAGCTTTCAAAGTTCTTGAGCCATATTTAGAGGTTGAACCCGCCACAGTGAAAGGGAAAATCGTTATTGGCTCGTTGAAAGGAAACATTCAAGGCTTAGGAAAAGACATCGTAGCCGCGACACTTCAATCAGCAGGTTTCCAAGTTATCAATTTAGGCGAAGATGTCGCTCCTAAGGACTTCGTAAAGGCTGTAGTTCGTGAAGAAGCACAGATTATAGCAATTTCTATCTCTATGGAAGAAACAATCCCATACCTAAAAGTAGTAGTGGACATTTTGAAAAAAGAAAACCTACGAGATAAAATAAAAGTGATAATAGGAGGCAACACGGTTTCCGAACAGACATGCAGAGAGTATGAGCTTGATGCTTACGCAGTTGACGCGCAAGACTGCTTGAAAAAAGTCAGGGCTTTACTCACTAAAAGATTTTGTAAAGCGGATGGTTCTTGACCAGCGGTTTGGTTCCGAAACGTTTCATAGCATAGTAAGCAATTATTGCGTCGTTCACAGCACACGCAGGAATCATGTTCTTGGCTTGTTTTATTGGTCCATAGATGAGGAAGTCTGCGCCCCAACACTGAGCAATTGTGTGCGCAGATGCGTTAGATGCCGCAAAGCCCTCTTTTAAAACTGAACCTTTCAAAGCCTGTTTCCAAGAGTATGTTGCGTTTGCGGGTGAACAA
This region includes:
- a CDS encoding thioredoxin; translated protein: MFKGIVETNASNWKEEVLDSNDLIIVEFWHPQCPYCKMVKPVYVELPKELVGKLKFAKFDVMKNLESQELAAKYGIMGTPTLKFFCQGKPVQDIVGVLTKDYLRQGIEFAIKKHRECAEKSTPLNLPYIS
- a CDS encoding cobalamin-dependent protein (Presence of a B(12) (cobalamin)-binding domain implies dependence on cobalamin itself, in one of its several forms, or in some unusual lineages, dependence on a cobalamin-like analog.), which translates into the protein MSKKVLEELKDAVVVGNMKKAKEIAKQITNQGISVNTALDTLMKAMKTVDERYERREYFVIDVASSASAMREAFKVLEPYLEVEPATVKGKIVIGSLKGNIQGLGKDIVAATLQSAGFQVINLGEDVAPKDFVKAVVREEAQIIAISISMEETIPYLKVVVDILKKENLRDKIKVIIGGNTVSEQTCREYELDAYAVDAQDCLKKVRALLTKRFCKADGS
- a CDS encoding CooT family nickel-binding protein, translating into MFLNKEIVYRDAVYVKHEGNKVLLKDVLGITKTIENCKIVEVDVGSERLVLASE